The genomic stretch GATTGTCAGGAATACGTTGCCATGGTTGGATGGGGTTGTGTACAAGTTTGCCATGTCTAGTTTTGTATTATTGAATTGTGAGTATCCGTCTAGCTCGTTAAGTCTGAGCTAGTTGTATATGATTTTTTGCTGTTTGGTGACTTGATCTAGACCGTATCATTGGGTTGAACTTATTTTTTCACTGCTAGTTGTTTCACCGCAATATATTCTTGATTCACAGCAGCGCAGCATCCTCCTTCTGTGGTTCTAGAAGTCTAAATCCAGCAAATTACATGGTTGAAGTAGAATTCGAGCTTCCAACTGCTTTTGACCCATTCGCTGAGGGCAAGGACTCGGGTGCCCCTGGGGCAAAAGAGTATGTTCACATCCGCATCCAGCAAAGGAATGGAAAGAAGAGCTTGACTACTGTGCAGGGGCTGAAGAAAGAATTCAGCTACGAGAAGATCCTCAAGGATCTGAAGAAGGAGTTCTGTTGTAATGGGAATGTTGTCCATGACAAGGAGCTTGGAAAAATCATTCAGCTGCAAGGCGATCAGCGGAAGAACGTCTCCCAGTTTCTGGTCCAGGCCGGCCTCGTGAAGAAAGACCAGATCAAGATCCATGGTTTTTAAGGTAGGCCCCGGGTTCATGATTGGTCACGGTTTTGTGTGCCTACTACTATGGTAACTGGAGGTGCTTTTGCTTTTATGTGGGTTCTGTAGAGTCAATAATCTGGTGGCTTTGACTGCTGGAGAAGGTTgtgtttttttcctccttttggtTTCTCTTTGATGCTGGCGAA from Rhodamnia argentea isolate NSW1041297 chromosome 2, ASM2092103v1, whole genome shotgun sequence encodes the following:
- the LOC115749999 gene encoding protein translation factor SUI1 homolog 2 — translated: MVEVEFELPTAFDPFAEGKDSGAPGAKEYVHIRIQQRNGKKSLTTVQGLKKEFSYEKILKDLKKEFCCNGNVVHDKELGKIIQLQGDQRKNVSQFLVQAGLVKKDQIKIHGF